In Paenibacillus xylanilyticus, the genomic window CTCGCCAGGAGAACAAACCTGGTTACGCAGAGAAAATTCGCGGACGTGCCAAAGCCAAGAAACAAAATGCCAAACCCGAATAAGGGGTATTGATATTCTGATTGCCTCCCGATCTTCGGGAGGTGCCGACATGTCGCAGACGCTTATAGATTCCAATGAACCAGCACGGAGGGTTTTTATTTTATGACTTATTTTGATTCGAAATTAAAAATATTTACTTGCAATTCTAACCCCAAGCTTGCCCATCAAATTGCTGATTATATCGGAATTCCTATGGGTGAATCTCACACAACCAGCTTCAGTGATGGTGAGATTCAAGTGAAGCTCTCCGAGAGCGTTCGGGGCTGTCACGTATACATTGTGCAGTCCACTTGCTTGCCGGTTAACGACAACCTGATGGAGATGCTCGTCATGATTGATGCACTGAAACGGGCATCAGCCAAGACAATCAACGTTGTAATTCCGTATTACGGTTATGCACGACAGGATCGTAAGGCACGTTCGCGTGATCCAATTACAGCGAAACTGGTAGCCAATCTGATCGAAAAAGCAGGAGCTACCCGCGTAATTGCGATGGACTTGCATGCCATGCAAATCCAGGGCTTTTTTGATATTCCAGTGGATCATCTGCTTGGTGTGCCGATTCTGGCTCAATATTTCCGCTCCAAACAGATCGAAAATCCGGTCGTTGTATCTCCTGACCACGGCGGTGTAGTACGTGCACGGAAATTGGCTGATTTCCTGAATGCACCTCTGGCGATCATTGATAAACGTCGTCCGGAGCCGAATGTAAGTGAAGTTATGAACATTATCGGTAACATTGAAGGTAAAACAGCAATCCTGATCGATGACATCATCGATACGGCAGGTACCATTGTGCTGGGTGCAAACGCACTGATGGAAGGCGGCGTGAAGGAAGTATACGCATGCTGTACTCACCCGGTATTGTCCGGACCAGCGATGGAGCGTTTGGAGAATGCACCACTGAAAGAAGTTATCGTAACGGATACGATTCCAATCACGCATGCCAATCCGACAAGCAAACTTAAAGTGTTGTCTGTAGCACCTTTGCTCGGGGAAGCCATTATCCGGGTTCATGAGGAATTGTCAATCAGCAAGCTGTTTGAAATTGAATAAGGATGTCTGCACAAAGTAGTAGAGGGGTTACGTTTTCCGGTCGAACGGAAAATGTAACCCCTGTCGGCGTGCCATTATAACGATGCTTGGAGAGGCCGGATGATTAATATCCTGGCCGTGAAATGAAGCGAAAACGCCGCCGATGAAAAAGAGTGTCGGCAATTTCGACAAATTGATTATCGAAACGTGTAATCAATCCGATCTCAATATGGGTGTCGCGATCATATACCTGTACGGGTACATGGTATTCGAGATGATAGATAAAATCACTATGTTGAGTCAGCTGTCCGTTATCGTCGCGCAAAACCCGCTCACCTTCCTGGGTTAATAAGATAATAATCGTGAAAATTACAGTAAATAGGAAGTTCACTTTCTTGATATTATATGAAATATAACATTCGAAGTCTATGCCTCACCTCATGTGATCCGAAGGAGGGAATACGATGAAGTGGATTGTAGGCCTGGGTAATCCGGGCTCAAACTATGCCAAAACACGACATAATATTGGTTTTATGGCACTGGATCAACTGGCCAGTCGTCATGGGATTTCCATCACTCAGAGCAAATGTAAGGCGTTAATTGGAGAAGGAAATATTGGCGGTGTGAAAACCGTGTTGATCAAACCGATGACATTCATGAATCTGTCCGGTGAATCGGTACGGGCATATATGGACTTTTACAAAGTCAGTCTGGAAGATCTGATTGTCGTTTATGATGACATGGACACGGAGATTGGCAAAGTCAGACTGCGTTATCAAGGTAGTGCTGGCGGCCATAATGGAATCAAGTCCATTATTCAGCATACCGGCACACAGCAATTCAACCGTGTACGGATGGGTATTTCGCGCCCAGAACCTGGACATGCCATTGTTGATTATGTGCTGTCTACATTTATGAAAAAAGAGAAGGAAGCGCTCGACCATACTATTGAGCAAACCTGTGATGCTCTGGAGCACAGCCTGAATCATACATTCGAGCAGACAATGGCTAAGTTTAACGGGTAATACTTGTTGGAAGACATGCTGGGAAAAATGATCAAAACCGGGTTCAATTCAGTCATAATGGGCATACTGGACGTATAAACCATGTTCAGGAGGCATAAACATGTCAGTGAATTATGTGTGCAGGCACTGCCGTACCTTTATTGGACGAATCGATTCTGCCCGAATATCAGAAGCACAGTTAGGCTTTCATTTCTTGACCCCCGACGAGCGGAGGGATATAATAGCGTATAATTCCGGTGGGGATATTACCGTTCGGATTACATGCGATTATTGCAAAGAAGCGCTTGAACTCAATCCTGAGCTCAGCCTGCTGGCGAGCCCGCTTCAATAATAAGTCTGGTTCGCAGCGAAGATGGATAACAGATGATGGGGGCTGCGGAATACCGCTCCACCTTTATAGCCTTGGCAGACTGCTGAGGCTTCTTTTCAATTTAGGAATGAAAATGCTCATGACGGAAATTTGGGTTATTGGTTGAACCTGATGTGGTAATGAAGCGAGTAATCCGATATGATGAAACAGGACAAAAAGGAATTTGTATCCAATTCAAAATGATAATACGGCGCTTAGGCGTGAACTAATCAAGTAAGTTATAAGAGAGGTGCCCCTTTTGTTACAAGCACTTATACAGGCTTTTTCCAAAGATCCCGATTTTGGATCCATTACTGCCGGTATTACGTCCGGTATGAAAGAGCAGCTGGTCTCAGGATTGTCCGGATCAGCGCGCCAGATCA contains:
- a CDS encoding ribose-phosphate diphosphokinase yields the protein MTYFDSKLKIFTCNSNPKLAHQIADYIGIPMGESHTTSFSDGEIQVKLSESVRGCHVYIVQSTCLPVNDNLMEMLVMIDALKRASAKTINVVIPYYGYARQDRKARSRDPITAKLVANLIEKAGATRVIAMDLHAMQIQGFFDIPVDHLLGVPILAQYFRSKQIENPVVVSPDHGGVVRARKLADFLNAPLAIIDKRRPEPNVSEVMNIIGNIEGKTAILIDDIIDTAGTIVLGANALMEGGVKEVYACCTHPVLSGPAMERLENAPLKEVIVTDTIPITHANPTSKLKVLSVAPLLGEAIIRVHEELSISKLFEIE
- a CDS encoding anti-sigma-F factor Fin family protein, which gives rise to MSVNYVCRHCRTFIGRIDSARISEAQLGFHFLTPDERRDIIAYNSGGDITVRITCDYCKEALELNPELSLLASPLQ
- the pth gene encoding aminoacyl-tRNA hydrolase; the encoded protein is MKWIVGLGNPGSNYAKTRHNIGFMALDQLASRHGISITQSKCKALIGEGNIGGVKTVLIKPMTFMNLSGESVRAYMDFYKVSLEDLIVVYDDMDTEIGKVRLRYQGSAGGHNGIKSIIQHTGTQQFNRVRMGISRPEPGHAIVDYVLSTFMKKEKEALDHTIEQTCDALEHSLNHTFEQTMAKFNG